One region of Marivirga arenosa genomic DNA includes:
- a CDS encoding carboxymuconolactone decarboxylase family protein — MNKVEEFNEYRAKMNDKIVGSNNKILKRIFNLDTNAFAEGSVDKKTKEMIGLSSSMVLRCDDCVRYHLGKCFELGVTDEQVFEIFSIANLIGGTIVIPHLRRAVEFWEYLKENEND; from the coding sequence ATGAATAAAGTAGAGGAATTCAACGAGTATCGCGCAAAAATGAATGATAAAATTGTGGGGAGTAACAATAAAATCCTCAAGCGCATATTCAATCTTGATACAAATGCTTTCGCTGAAGGCAGTGTTGATAAAAAAACTAAGGAAATGATAGGATTATCCTCTTCCATGGTTTTAAGGTGTGATGACTGTGTTCGCTATCATTTAGGTAAATGCTTCGAACTGGGCGTTACAGATGAACAAGTTTTTGAAATATTTTCTATTGCCAATTTAATAGGTGGCACAATTGTAATTCCCCATTTAAGAAGAGCAGTTGAATTCTGGGAATATTTGAAAGAAAACGAGAATGATTAA
- a CDS encoding ComF family protein, with translation MSYSTQTFSLILSDFISLFFPNYCLSCNLTLSRSEILVCSHCLNDLNRTNLHLDQPNQLHTRFFEVPNLKYAFALSWFQKGTVIQKLLHQLKYEGNEAVGLLLGEIMGEEIKPYFQNEWDLITTVPIHYKKERKRGYNQSDIIAKGLSKVLNIPFTPILTKTINSKSQTKKHRIERFENVESVFELISKEQSIDKKKILLLDDVITTGATMQSCCKPLIQAGAEISIASIACTRK, from the coding sequence GTGAGCTATTCAACCCAAACCTTTTCCCTAATACTATCCGATTTTATATCATTATTTTTCCCGAACTACTGCCTTTCCTGTAATCTTACCTTATCCAGGTCTGAAATACTAGTTTGTAGCCACTGCCTCAATGATTTAAATCGAACAAACCTTCATCTTGACCAACCCAATCAATTACATACTCGCTTTTTTGAAGTTCCTAATTTAAAATATGCTTTTGCCTTAAGTTGGTTTCAAAAAGGAACAGTAATTCAAAAGCTTTTACATCAGCTTAAATATGAGGGAAACGAAGCTGTTGGGCTTTTGTTGGGAGAAATTATGGGTGAAGAAATCAAACCTTATTTTCAAAATGAATGGGATCTGATCACTACAGTTCCTATTCATTATAAAAAAGAGAGAAAAAGAGGATACAATCAGAGCGATATTATAGCAAAAGGGCTTTCAAAAGTATTAAATATCCCTTTTACCCCTATTCTAACTAAAACCATTAATAGTAAAAGCCAGACTAAAAAGCATAGAATTGAAAGGTTTGAAAATGTGGAATCTGTTTTTGAATTAATATCAAAAGAGCAAAGTATTGATAAAAAGAAGATTTTGCTCTTAGATGATGTCATAACAACTGGAGCAACCATGCAATCATGTTGCAAACCTTTAATACAAGCAGGTGCTGAAATATCGATTGCTTCAATAGCCTGTACTAGGAAATAA
- a CDS encoding ParA family protein, with amino-acid sequence MTKIISFISRKGGTGKTTSAIHFATMLHSLGHSLAMLETDTNYTLNTLRKMEVYKTGAKESSVFPIIGSEDHKALNDIAELKNRKLDYIVVDSAGKTTDEHIKKLSLSSDLVIVPTSLTPNDLLVTYQTIEDIKPAREENNKLKILVLPNRVHSATKIETVKDALSELDAEILEVKVPAKNIFANFSTILAEKEFLPITKAILAHL; translated from the coding sequence ATGACAAAAATAATTTCATTTATCTCCAGAAAAGGAGGTACCGGAAAAACTACAAGTGCCATCCATTTTGCAACTATGCTGCACAGCTTGGGCCATTCATTAGCAATGTTGGAAACTGATACCAACTATACGCTCAATACTTTACGAAAAATGGAAGTATATAAAACTGGCGCAAAAGAATCATCCGTTTTTCCGATTATCGGTTCGGAAGATCATAAAGCTTTAAACGACATAGCCGAACTCAAAAATAGGAAATTAGATTATATAGTAGTGGATAGTGCAGGAAAAACCACTGATGAACATATCAAAAAGCTAAGCTTAAGTAGTGATTTGGTAATTGTTCCTACTAGTTTAACGCCTAATGATCTATTAGTAACCTATCAAACAATTGAGGATATTAAACCTGCAAGAGAGGAAAATAATAAGTTGAAGATATTAGTGCTTCCCAATAGAGTTCATTCCGCTACCAAAATAGAAACAGTAAAAGATGCTTTGTCTGAATTAGACGCAGAAATTTTGGAAGTAAAAGTACCGGCTAAAAATATTTTTGCTAATTTCAGTACAATTTTAGCTGAAAAAGAATTTTTACCAATCACTAAAGCAATATTAGCTCACTTATAA
- a CDS encoding nitroreductase family protein, which yields MKKRFNIDEINELIATRRSIYPAQYTGEKVDDEIIDQMLENANWAPNHKHTEPWRFIVFTEAGLNELGKFQADIYKKVSTEKGEFDEAKMETLRNKPLSASHVIAIGMKRDEKKSVPVEEEIAAVAAAVQNMQLTASAYGVGCYWGSGGITYMEEAKEALALDKDDKLLGWLYVGVPKEGFWPAGKRSSINDKVNWVKG from the coding sequence ATGAAAAAAAGATTTAATATCGATGAAATTAATGAATTGATCGCAACCAGAAGATCAATTTATCCTGCACAATACACAGGTGAAAAAGTAGATGATGAAATCATAGATCAAATGCTCGAAAACGCGAATTGGGCTCCTAATCATAAACACACTGAACCCTGGAGGTTTATCGTTTTTACTGAAGCGGGCTTAAATGAACTAGGAAAATTTCAGGCAGACATCTATAAAAAGGTTTCTACTGAAAAAGGGGAATTTGATGAAGCGAAAATGGAAACACTAAGAAACAAACCTTTGTCTGCTTCGCATGTGATAGCTATTGGAATGAAAAGAGATGAGAAAAAAAGTGTTCCAGTTGAAGAGGAAATTGCGGCAGTGGCAGCAGCAGTTCAAAATATGCAATTAACCGCAAGTGCTTATGGTGTGGGTTGCTATTGGGGATCAGGTGGTATTACTTACATGGAAGAGGCTAAAGAAGCATTGGCTTTAGATAAAGATGATAAATTATTAGGCTGGCTTTATGTAGGCGTTCCAAAAGAAGGATTTTGGCCAGCAGGGAAAAGATCTTCAATAAATGATAAAGTAAATTGGGTTAAAGGATAA
- a CDS encoding methyltransferase family protein: protein MEYLITYLPIILAWLIFGLMHSILASRLMKDKLNLGPLTYRRLYNVFSIFAVLFIFFLGATLPAEYLFVKDQVSKSIGLIIATFGFLLAKLAFRPISLSEFLGIKSETNQKLIKDGIYARIRHPLYSALILGLIGFLIFSPTYTNLVHVICILFYLFIGIYFEEKRLKNFFGQEYDDYKKQTPMLFPTLRK, encoded by the coding sequence ATGGAATATCTGATTACATATTTACCCATAATTCTCGCTTGGTTAATTTTTGGATTAATGCATTCAATTTTGGCATCTAGATTAATGAAAGACAAATTGAATTTAGGTCCTTTAACCTATAGAAGGTTGTATAATGTATTTTCTATATTTGCTGTTTTATTCATTTTCTTTTTAGGAGCCACATTACCAGCAGAATATTTATTTGTAAAAGATCAGGTGAGTAAATCAATTGGTTTAATCATAGCTACTTTTGGTTTTCTTTTAGCAAAACTCGCTTTTAGGCCTATTAGTCTATCAGAATTTCTGGGTATAAAATCAGAAACAAATCAAAAACTAATAAAGGATGGAATATATGCCAGAATTAGGCATCCTCTTTATTCCGCTCTGATACTAGGCTTAATAGGTTTTTTGATTTTTAGTCCTACTTACACCAATTTAGTACATGTTATTTGTATTCTTTTTTACTTATTTATTGGTATCTATTTTGAGGAAAAACGACTTAAAAATTTCTTTGGGCAAGAATACGATGATTATAAAAAACAGACTCCCATGTTATTTCCTACCTTAAGGAAATAG